Proteins encoded in a region of the Bubalus bubalis isolate 160015118507 breed Murrah chromosome 9, NDDB_SH_1, whole genome shotgun sequence genome:
- the CCDC105 gene encoding coiled-coil domain-containing protein 105: MPVLIPPVEHSQDTRVGHPAWREATRALAEEAHQLTDRCGQEAVTMWQPNDSVRDPHVAHHLCRAAYILPWRFRVEMLKGGSTMEKPPPGEGVTLWKSKMKPPAWHARLPLPMHRDARALQTAEVVQAHARGARLTAARLGRAQHQINGQLRLLQRQREATDRRLSEVRKALLINQQSVKLRGYRPKSETISDKADSMLTWEKEELKSMKRKMEMDMEKSEALLKTLASCRDALVFCCKERLQAVELMNQPLDKVLEQAGRHSWVNISRVPTPRTQGLKTPPPDPVGTYTPECATALYEAKRLLMESKDTLLDMAKNEEDIREQQQQISDRVCASLAQKMRETLELKDRLNMTLGLMRGTIHRCTKFNQEMYITRGLIKGPLSKNHLETREKLDRPLVRMYQRHVGTQLPEATRLAQGTDKLQRHISHVEKNLDELLAMRKKLTWSFNCKKIGHDVDYSVVRLRLRQRHPHVCYEQAQRLVNDWDPRTPPRVESNTAATK; the protein is encoded by the exons ATGCCCGTGTTGATACCCCCGGTGGAGCACAGCCAGGACACGCGCGTTGGGCATCCAGCATGGCGCGAGGCGACCAGGGCCTTGGCAGAGGAGGCACACCAGCTGACCGACCGCTGCGGGCAAGAGGCGGTGACCATGTGGCAACCCAACGACAGTGTGCGGGACCCACACGTGGCTCACCACCTCTGCCGGGCCGCCTACATTCTGCCCTGGCGCTTCCGCGTGGAGATGCTCAAAGGGGGCAGCACCATGGAGAAGCCACCGCCCGGCGAGGGCGTTACGCTGTGGAAGAGCAAGATGAAGCCGCCCGCCTGGCACGCCCGCCTGCCGCTGCCCATGCACCGTGACGCGCGGGCCCTGCAGACCGCCGAGGTGGTGCAAGCTCACGCTCGCGGGGCGCGCCTCACCGCCGCCCGCCTTGGCCGCGCGCAGCACCAGATCAATGGGCAGCTGCGGCTGCTGCAGCGACAGCGAGAGGCTACGGACCGCAGACTCAGCGAAGTGCGCAAAGCACTGCTGATTAACCAGCAGAGCGTCAAGCTGCGGGGCTACCGGCCCAAATCTGAGACG ATCTCTGACAAAGCTGACAGTATGCTTACCTGGGAAAAGGAGGAGCTAAAGAGCATGAAGAGGAAGATGGAGATGGATATGGAAAAATCAGAGGCCTTGCTCAAG ACCCTGGCCTCCTGTCGTGATGCTCTGGTCTTCTGCTGTAAGGAGAGGCTCCAAGCTGTGGAGCTAATGAACCAGCCACTGGACAAGGTTCTGGAGCAGGCAGGCCGCCACTCTTGGGTGAACATCTCCCGAGTCCCCACTCCGCGCACACAGGGCCTGAAAACCCCGCCTCCAGACCCTGTGGGCACCTATACCCCAG AGTGCGCCACGGCGCTGTACGAAGCCAAGCGACTGTTAATGGAGTCCAAGGACACTTTGCTAGATATGGCAAAGAACGAGGAGGACATCCGAGAGCAACAGCAGCAGATAAGCGACCGCGTGTGCGCCTCGCTAGCGCAGAAAATGCGCGAGACCTTGGAGCTGAAG GATAGACTGAACATGACCTTAGGACTCATGAGGGGAACGATCCACCGGTGCACGAAATTCAACCAGGAGATGTACATCACCCGCGGCCTCATCAAG ggtcctctgtccaaaAATCACCTGGAGACTCGAGAGAAACTGGACAGACCTCTGGTTCGCATGTATCAGAGACATGTGGGCACCCAACTTCCGGAGGCCACACGCCTCGCCCAG GGCACTGACAAGCTGCAGCGCCACATCTCGCACGTGGAAAAGAACCTGGATGAGCTGCTCGCCATGCGCAAGAAGCTCACCTGGAGCTTCAACTGCAAGAAGATCGGGCACGACGTGGACTATAGCGTGGTGCGCCTGCGCCTCCGCCAGCGGCACCCGCACGTGTGCTACGAGCAAGCGCAGCGCCTGGTTAATGACTGGGACCCACGCACGCCGCCGCGCGTGGAGTCCAACACCGCTGCCACCAAGTGA